From one Dermacentor variabilis isolate Ectoservices chromosome 3, ASM5094787v1, whole genome shotgun sequence genomic stretch:
- the LOC142575143 gene encoding alanyl-tRNA editing protein Aarsd1-B — MIFACQKDSYLRSIKTRVIACNPVIDRSAQDVYELLFEDTVLFPEGGGQPDDHGLIGDVPVLRVFRRGGEAVHIVRSPIAVGAEVEMSVDWNRRYDHMQQHSGQHLITAVAEQGFGFLTTSWNLGEEISFIELDAPKEIKNEDIQTLESLVNEKIRQCLPVWVNLYEPGSDKLQSVRTRLKLPDGGGIIRVVTIEGVDSNTCCGTHVSNLSHLQMIKLMYTEKGKQGKTNLYFLVGNRVLKYMDKTFLREKAITSLLKCGPNDHTSMIEKLNKSLKLANKNSLTVLRDLAVAEARLLKQQEPLPAFHTFHRREADAEFMAIFANELADKDVLLFLTCGHEKGSGQFLVSGPENIVSAIGPKVCELLDGKGFFKHQKFQGKASALSGRGKVEKLLTDLLRSASK, encoded by the coding sequence ATGATATTTGCATGTCAGAAGGACAGCTACCTTAGGAGTATTAAAACTAGGGTAATTGCCTGCAATCCTGTAATTGACAGATCCGCGCAGGATGTATATGAACTCTTGTTTGAGGATACCGTGCTGTTTCCTGAAGGAGGGGGGCAGCCCGACGACCATGGTTTGATTGGTGATGTCCCTGTGTTGCGCGTGTTCAGGCGAGGCGGAGAAGCTGTCCACATCGTTCGCTCTCCCATTGCAGTCGGTGCCGAAGTGGAGATGAGCGTCGACTGGAATCGTCGCTATGACCATATGCAGCAGCATTCTGGCCAACACCTGATCACTGCAGTGGCTGAGCAAGGATTCGGCTTTCTGACGACCTCGTGGAACTTGGGTGAAGAAATAAGCTTCATTGAACTAGATGCCCCAAAGGAAATTAAGAATGAAGACATCCAGACATTGGAATCGCTAGTGAACGAGAAGATAAGACAATGCCTTCCCGTGTGGGTTAATCTTTACGAACCTGGATCCGACAAGCTGCAGTCTGTTCGAACCAGATTGAAATTGCCTGACGGAGGAGGCATAATTCGTGTGGTGACCATTGAAGGTGTGGACTCGAACACTTGTTGTGGGACCCACGTCTCCAACTTGAGCCATCTACAAATGATTAAGTTGATGTACACGGAAAAAGGCAAGCAGGGAAAAACAAACCTTTACTTTCTAGTTGGAAACAGGGTTCTGAAGTACATGGACAAAACATTTTTGCGAGAGAAAGCAATAACTTCCCTGTTAAAATGTGGCCCCAATGACCATACATCGATGATTGAGAAGCTCAACAAATCTCTTAAACTCGCCAACAAAAATTCACTCACTGTGCTGCGAGACCTGGCAGTTGCCGAAGCAAGACTGCTGAAGCAGCAAGAACCACTGCCGGCATTCCACACATTTCATAGACGAGAAGCAGACGCCGAGTTCATGGCAATATTCGCAAATGAGCTGGCAGACAAAGATGTTTTGCTGTTCCTGACTTGTGGTCATGAGAAGGGTAGTGGCCAGTTCTTGGTATCTGGCCCGGAAAACATAGTGTCTGCCATTGGGCCCAAGGTATGTGAGCTGCTGGATGGCAAGGGCTTCTTCAAGCACCAAAAGTTTCAAGGAAAGGCATCTGCTCTTTCAGGAAGGGGGAAGGTGGAGAAACTTTTGACAGATCTACTGAGGTCTGCCAGTAAATAG